Proteins found in one Pseudorasbora parva isolate DD20220531a chromosome 11, ASM2467924v1, whole genome shotgun sequence genomic segment:
- the tlr1 gene encoding toll-like receptor 1, with protein sequence MKSLVWWLVSVHVMCFHSSPIERIVVNHSSQNLSSVPPGLSPSTEDLDLSLNRIQTLSGKDFSTTPRLHFLNLSWNILENIDMNTFNSTPTLEILDLSHNRLQNLSDQPYLLKVKNLQFLDLSSNMFSAMALGKEFSMLKSLQWLGLSAISISNKDFTYIANHTLKTLFINTDKLQKYEERSLMDVHAEKAIIALSNKDLDIAIAEDVFASFKEVEFTKVDSEMKVLQQIRHRGAVRTVSLEITQVKTTWEVLTGCLNPILASVIQQLSFSGLTLTKMGNGKPVSSSRLLESFSTRKASVTEFIFDQKELYNFFINMPARNVSLTQTPIIFMTCPFNVSKIEVLDLSDCALTEKIFSVGPDTECSTLTNLEKLVLRGNNLRNLGPLTARIHLMDSLKHVDLSQNKLTYYEDQGKCIWPRKVVHVDLSSNGFDQNIFKCLPDSIRILNLRNNRVTTVPADVQVLEDLSILDLMDNRLLDLPTCLAFPNLQKLLVRSNSLHSPLPGALETCSHLKDLDLSRNPFICTCALREFTDLINTRATQTSGVTLGHWPEGYRCSYPESRSNTMLKDFYLPKISCDGRILAVTILIPTITLVVAFSLLCHRLDVPWYLKMMWKWTRSKHHAITSQRKAEDMEGLRFHAFVSYSQKNADWVKAQFLPKLEGDCGLRVCYHERDFIPGKTIVQNILRCIEQSRRCVFVLSSHFVQSEWCHYELYFANHQRVMRGIDSIILIVLEPLPSYLIPSKYYQLKAMMSRRTYLEWPQEGAKQKLFWANLRAALQAKLPISSEREEE encoded by the coding sequence ATGAAGTCTTTAGTCTGGTGGTTGGTGTCTGTTCATGTCATGTGCTTCCACTCATCTCCCATTGAGAGGATCGTAGTGAATCATTCCTCTCAGAACCTGTCCTCGGTTCCTCCCGGCCTGAGTCCATCTACAGAGGACTTGGATCTGTCTCTGAACCGCATCCAGACGCTGAGCGGCAAAGACTTCAGCACAACACCACGACTCCATTTCCTCAACCTGTCCTGGAATATACTGGAAAACATAGACATGAACACATTTAACTCCACACCGACTTTGGAGATTTTAGACCTGTCACACAACAGACTCCAGAACCTCTCCGACCAACCGTACCTGCTTAAGGTGAAAAATCTTCAGTTCTTAGACTTGTCATCCAACATGTTTTCAGCCATGGCACTAGGGAAGGAATTTTCTATGCTGAAAAGCCTGCAGTGGCTGGGCCTGAGTGCCATATCAATCAGCAACAAAGACTTTACTTACATTGCTAATCATACCCTGAAAACACTCTTCATAAATACTGACAAACTCCAGAAGTACGAGGAGAGGAGCCTAATGGATGTGCATGCAGAGAAGGCCATCATCGCCCTGTCCAACAAAGACCTAGATATTGCAATCGCTGAAGATGTTTTTGCATCGTTTAAAGAGGTAGAATTCACCAAGGTTGACAGCGAGATGAAGGTTCTCCAGCAGATACGCCATCGAGGAGCAGTACGCactgttagcctagaaatcacCCAAGTGAAAACCACCTGGGAAGTTCTGACAGGTTGTTTAAACCCAATATTGGCATCTGTCATTCAACAGCTTTCCTTCTCAGGACTTACCTTGACAAAAATGGGAAACGGCAAGCCTGTGTCCTCAAGCCGTCTGTTGGAGTCCTTCTCTACAAGAAAAGCATCTGTAACCGAATTCATCTTTGACCAAAAGGAGCTCTATAACTTCTTCATAAACATGCCAGCAAGAAACGTCAGTTTAACCCAAACGCCCATCATCTTTATGACCTGTCCTTTTAATGTTAGCAAGATCGAGGTGTTGGACTTGTCTGATTGCGCCCTTACGGAAAAAATCTTCTCGGTGGGTCCGGATACGGAATGTAGTACACTGACAAACCTGGAAAAGCTGGTTCTGAGGGGCAACAACCTGAGAAATCTTGGACCACTGACCGCAAGAATTCATCTCATGGACTCGCTGAAACACGTCGACCTCAGTCAGAACAAGCTTACCTATTATGAGGATCAAGGCAAGTGCATTTGGCCTCGCAAAGTTGTCCACGTGGATTTGTCTTCAAATGGGTTCGACCAGAACATTTTCAAGTGTTTGCCCGATTCCATACGAATCTTAAACCTCCGGAATAACCGAGTGACCACAGTCCCTGCAGATGTTCAGGTTTTAGAAGATTTGAGCATCCTGGATCTAATGGACAACCGCTTGCTGGACCTTCCAACCTGTCTAGCATTCCCAAACCTCCAGAAGCTCCTAGTAAGATCAAACTCACTCCATTCGCCTTTACCGGGAGCCCTTGAGACTTGTTCACATCTTAAAGATCTCGACTTGAGCCGTAACCCCTTCATCTGCACGTGTGCATTGCGTGAATTCACAGACCTCATCAATACCAGAGCGACACAAACCTCTGGTGTGACTCTCGGCCACTGGCCAGAAGGATATCGATGCAGTTACCCAGAATCGCGGAGCAACACTATGCTAAAAGACTTCTACCTTCCTAAGATATCCTGCGACGGACGGATCCTGGCTGTTACGATTCTGATCCCGACAATCACTTTGGTAGTTGCCTTCAGCCTTCTTTGCCATCGGCTGGACGTGCCGTGGTACCTCAAGATGATGTGGAAATGGACCCGTTCCAAGCACCACGCAATAACCTCCCAGAGAAAGGCGGAGGATATGGAGGGGTTGCGCTTCCATGCGTTCGTATCGTACAGCCAAAAGAATGCCGACTGGGTCAAAGCTCAATTTCTTCCCAAGCTCGAGGGCGATTGTGGGTTGCGAGTGTGTTACCACGAGCGGGACTTCATCCCGGGAAAGACGATCGTTCAGAACATCCTCCGATGCATCGAGCAAAGCAGAAGGTGCGTCTTTGTATTGTCCTCTCACTTCGTCCAGAGCGAATGGTGCCACTACGAGCTCTACTTCGCCAATCACCAGAGGGTAATGCGAGGGATAGATAGCATTATCCTCATTGTGTTGGAACCTCTACCATCATATCTCATTCCCTCCAAGTACTACCAGCTCAAGGCCATGATGTCCAGACGCACTTATCTAGAGTGGCCGCAGGAAGGAGCCAAACAGAAGCTCTTTTGGGCAAATCTCAGAGCAGCTCTGCAGGCCAAACTTCCCATTTCATCAGAGAGAGAAGAAGAGTGA